GCTTTTCGAAGATCGCGGCCAGGGTATAGCCGCGCAGGCGCTTCAACACCTTGTGATCGGCATGCCATTCGTGGCGCAGCCTGGCAGCGCGATCCAGCACCTCCATCGTTTCCTCGCGCGTCAGGTCCAGCACCGAGGTGTAATGTCGAGGCGTCATGTGTGCTTCCTCCAAAAGAGCGGTGCTCCGTAAAAAGATGATCGACGCTGCCGGGCAGCGTCGCCGATGACCAACAGCGCGATCGCGTCAGGGAGCCATAGCTTACGTACTCCAGCGAAAGACGCGCATCGGTTGCCAGTGCTCGCCGCGCGGCGCGAGCAGCGCCAGCAGGCGGCCATCCGGCCCATGGGCGCGCGCGCGCGGGACGGCCAGCGTGCGCGGCACGGGCAGACCATTGGCGACGCGTTGCGCGGCGCTAGCATCCAGGTCCACGCGCGGCCAATCGGCCACCGCCACGTCGGGCGGCAACAGCGCCTGCGCCAGTTGGCGTGGCTCGGCTTCCAGCGCTGCCAGCGGCACGGCGGTCTCCAGCGTCAGCGCGCCAACCTGCGTGCGGCGCAATGCCTGCACGTGCGCGCCACAGCCGAGCGCCGCGCCCAGGTCGCGCGCCAGGGCACGAATGTAGGTCCCCTTGCCACAGGTGATCACCAACGTCAGCAGCGGCGGCTGCCAACTCAGTAGCTCGATACGCTCGATTTCGACCGTGCGCGGCGCGCGCGCAACCTCCTCGCCGCGCCGCGCCAACTCGTACAGCCGCCGTCCGTCGATCCGCACGGCTGAATACATCGGCGGCACCTGCTCGATTAGGCCCTCGAACTGCGCCAACGCCTGACGCAGCTCGTCCTCGGTCAGCGGCGGCACAGGCCGTGTCGCCAGCGGCTCGCCGGTAGCATCGTCGGTGGTGGTCGTCACGCCCAGCCGCACCACAGCCTGGTAGGTCTTGCGCCCCTCCACCAGGTACGGCAGCAGCCGCGTCGCTTCGCCCAGGCCGATCGGCAAAACCCCCGTCGCCGGCGGATCGAGCGTACCCCCATGGCCGACGCGACGCTGCCCGACCAGGCGCCGTACCCGCGCCACCACATCGTGCGAGGTCAGACCGGTGGGCTTATCGATGTTGAGGAATCCGTGGATTGGCATAGCAGCTGCAGACTATGGCCGGGCCCGCCGGCGGGTTCAAGCCGAGTCGTTGACATGGCGCGCGCGCTCCTGGGTGACCAGCTCGTCCAGCACCTGGGTTTCGAGCGCGTCCAGGCGCCGTTCCACGCGCTGCCGCCAGCCGATATCGTCCAGCTCGGCGCGGCGAATGCGGTAGAGAATCTCCTCCAGCATGCGCCGATTGCCGCCGATGCGGTCGGCTACCAGGCCGAT
This is a stretch of genomic DNA from Kallotenue papyrolyticum. It encodes these proteins:
- the truB gene encoding tRNA pseudouridine(55) synthase TruB; translated protein: MPIHGFLNIDKPTGLTSHDVVARVRRLVGQRRVGHGGTLDPPATGVLPIGLGEATRLLPYLVEGRKTYQAVVRLGVTTTTDDATGEPLATRPVPPLTEDELRQALAQFEGLIEQVPPMYSAVRIDGRRLYELARRGEEVARAPRTVEIERIELLSWQPPLLTLVITCGKGTYIRALARDLGAALGCGAHVQALRRTQVGALTLETAVPLAALEAEPRQLAQALLPPDVAVADWPRVDLDASAAQRVANGLPVPRTLAVPRARAHGPDGRLLALLAPRGEHWQPMRVFRWST